CTCGAGGTCGGCACGATCGTCGCGCTCACCGCCTACCTCACCCGGCTCTACGGCCCGCTGACGCAGCTGTCGAACGTGCACGTGGACGTGATGACCGCGCTGGTCTCGTTCGAGCGGGTCTTCGAGGTCCTCGACCTGCGACCGGCGATCGAGGACGCGCCGGACGCCGTCGAGCTGCCGGTGGGGCCGGTGGCCGTCGAGTTCGACCACGTCGGCTTCCGCTATCCGGCGGCGACGGAGGTGTCACTGGCCTCGCTGGAGTCCACGGCCGTGCTCGACAGCCGGACACCCGAGCCGGTGCTGCACGATGTCACCTTCCGGGTGGGTCCCGGTGAGCTTGTGGCGCTCGTCGGCCCGTCCGGCGCGGGGAAGACCACCATCAGCCAACTCGTCGGCCGGATGTACGACGCCCGGGACGGAGCGGTCCGGATCGGGGGGCTCGACGTCCGCGCGCTCAGCGGTCGCTCGCTGCGGGCGGCCGTCGGCGTGGTCACCCAGGACGCGCACCTGTTCCACGACAGCATCCGGGCCAACCTGCTGTTCGCCCGGTCCGACGCGACCGAGGAGCGGATGTGGGCGGCGCTGGACGCGGCCCACATCGGCCAGGCGGTGCGCGACCTGCCCGACGGGCTGGACACGGTCGTCGGGGAGCGCGGCTACCGGCTCTCGGGCGGCGAGAAGCAGCGGCTGGCCATCGCCCGGCTGCTGCTCAAGGAGCCCGCGGTGGTCGTCCTGGACGAGGCCACCGCCCACCTGGACAGCGAGTCGGAGGCGGCGGTGCAGCGGGCGCTGACCGCGGCGCTGGCCGGACGCACGTCGCTGGTCATCGCCCACCGGCTCTCGACCGTCCGGCGGGCCGACCGCATCCTCGTGGTCGACGGCGGGCGGATCGTCGAGAGTGGCAGCCATGACGAGCTGATGGCCCTCGGTGGCCTCTACGCCGAGCTCCACCACACACAGTTCGCCACCCAGGACGACGCTCCGGTCGCCGAGCCGCCGGCCGGTGGGCAGGCCGAACCGCCGGCCGGTGGGCAGGCCGAACCGCCGGCCGGTGGGCAGGCCGAACCGCCGGCCGGGCCGCCGGCCGACTGGAGCTCGGGCGCCCACGTCACCCTCGACCCGCCGAACGGTGGGGTGGCGGCCCTGCCGGCCGCGCGCTGACTGTCCGCTCAGGCCGCCGCTGCGACGGAGATCACACCGACCGGCGGGCCGGCTGTCATGGACACCGCGTCCAGGGACGCGGTGTCCGCCGGTCCGGTGTCGGGCTCGCCGGTCTCGTGGGGCAGCGCGATGTCCACGTCGCCGGAAGGCCGCCGGTGAATTGCGGGATTGTTGGTCATGTCCGGGCTCCAGGTTGTTTCAGGGCGGTAACGTGCCGCGGTCTGGACGTCCGGGATCGTGCGGCGCCGTTGCCAGCTTTCCCGTAACTGTCCCTTCGCCCGCTCTTGCGGGAGGACCATGCGAACGTACGCCTGCTGTGCCCTTGCGCGCAGCATGTGTCCGAACGCCCGGGTGCGAAACGGTCACAGAACCTCTCGGGACTAAGCGGCCCAGAACCGGCGCATCGAGTGTGTCACCAGGGCCCATGTCCAATCCCGGGCGTTCGTTACCTAGGCTTTGACCGTGCCACGAAGAGCCAAGATAGTTTGCACCCTCGGCCCGGCCACCAACTCTCCCGAGATGGTCCGGGCCCTCGTCGACGCCGGAATGGACATTGCCCGGCTCAACTTTTCGCACGGAACGCACGAGCAGCACGCCGCTGCGTACGCCCTGGTGCGCGAGGCGGCCGCGGCCGCCGGCCGCAGCGTGGGGATCCTGGCCGACCTGCAGGGGCCGAAGATCCGCCTCGGCAGGTTCGCCGACGGCGGGGTCACCCTGCTGCCCGGGCAGCATTTCACCGTCACCATCCGTGACGTCCTGGGCGACCAGGAACAGGTCGGCACCACGTACCCGGGTCTGACCCGGGACGTCGCCGCCGGGGACACCATCCTCGTCGACGACGGCCGGCTGAACCTGCGGATCGACGGGGTCGAGGACACCGACGTCCGCACCACCGTCGTGATCGGCGGCAAGGTCAGCGACAACAAGGGCATGAACATCCCCAGCGCCGCGCTGACGGTGCCCGCGCTGTCCGAGAAGGACGCCGACGACCTGCGCTTCGCGCTCGAACTCGGTGTCGACATGATCGCGCTGTCGTTCGTCCGGTCCGCCGAGGACTACGCGGCCGTCCGCGCGATCATGGACGAGGTCGGGATCCGGGTCCCGGTCCTCGCGAAGATCGAGAAGCCGCAGGCCGTCGACGAGCTCGACGGGATCATCGAGGCCTTCGACGGCCTGATGATCGCCCGCGGTGACCTCGGTGTCGAGCTGCCGCTCGAGGACGTCCCCCTCGTCCAGAAACGGGCCGTGAGCCAGGCGCGTGAGCGGGCCAAACCCGTCATCGTCGCCACCCAGGTGCTCGAGTCGATGGTGAGCGCGCCCCGGCCGACCCGCGCCGAGGCGAGCGACTGCGCCAACGCCGTGCTGGACGGCGCCGACGCGATCATGCTCTCGGCCGAGACGAGCGTCGGGTCGTACCCGGTCGAGTCGGCCGCGACCATGGCGCGGATCATCGAGACCGCCGAGGCGGATCTCGGCCGCATCCCCCCGTTGCGGACCCCGCCACGCACCCTCGGCGGCGCGATCGCCCAGGCGGCGGTGAGCGTCGGCGAGGCGGTCGGTGCGCGTTACCTGGTGGCCCACACCCTCAGCGGGGACACCGCCCGCCGGCTGATCCGGTACCGCAGCTCGGTGCCCGTTCTCGCCTTCACCCCGATTCCCGGGGTGCGCAGCCAGATGGCGCTGTTCTGGGGCGTGGAGACCGTGCTGGTGCCGTTCGCGGAGAGCACCGACGAGATGGTCCGGCAGGTCGACACGGCCCTGCAGCAGATCGGGCACTGCCGGCCGGGCGAGCTGGTGGTCGTCGTCGCCGGTACCCCGCCGGGTGTCGCCGGCATGACCAACACGATGCGGGTGCACCGCATCGGCGAGGCGGTCTGACCGGGCCCGCGGGTCCGTGCCCGCCGCGGGAGTGCCGCCGCCGGTCGCTCGCGATCGGTGGCCCGTGGCGGGCTGGAACGGCACGATCGTGGGGGCGCCGGCCGTGGCGGAGCGAACAGCGCCGGGCCACCGGGCTTCGACCCGGTGGCCCGCGGTCGCCCGCCGCCCCGCCTCCCGCGCCGCATCTTCGGTGTCGGGCGCGACGACAACTGCTGAGCGGCCAGGTCGTGGCTCGGTCAGCCCGCCCGGGCGAAGTCGATGACGCGCCGGGGATCGTCCGGGTGGTTGATCTCGTCGAAGAGGATCCAGCGGTCCACCCGGATCTCGTAGAGCCGGTGGGCGTTGCCGTCCGCCAGCATCATGTCCACGTTCGCCAGCTCGCTGCCCTGCGGCCACCGCCTGTGATAGATCGGCAGCAGCGCGTCGGCCTCCGCCACCGGTACCTCCTCCGCGGTACCGGCGAAGCTCACGCCCTGGACCTCCTGGCCCAGCCCGTCGAGCTCGATGGTGACGATCGCGCCGGCCACCCGACGATCGGCCCTGATGTTCCGACAGTGGGTGCGGTCGGGCCTGGAGATGAAGAACAGGCGGTCCGGTTCGAACGAGCTCGCGTACCAGAGGTTGCAGACGGCGGGCTCGCCGCCACCTGCCAACGTCGCGATCTGCATCACTTTGCCGTCGCGAACGTAGTTCCGGGTCACGGACAGGTCCGCCGAGACGGCGTCGGACGTCGACACGGGAATCCTCCCAATCATGGGGTGTGGGCCGTGCAGCGTGAACAGCGCGCCCGGCCGGCGTCCGGCCGGTGGCTCCGTCGGCGGCCGGACGCTCGGGCCCGGTTCTGGAAAACGCCCTCGATCTTCATTTCGCGCGGGGCAGGGGTGCTCGACTCGGCGCTTTGGGCGGAGCGCACCACCCGGCACCCGTATCAACCGAGGTGTTCTACCCCTGATACCCGGTCGGGACGCGGTTAGTGGATCGAAAGCAGGATTCAGAACAGGCTCCTGAGGCACTTGGAGCTGGGGCGCGTCGACCGCGTCTGTTGCCTGGCAGGAACACACTGTGCGGGTATGGTAGCCGAGGCCCGAGTGACACTGCTCTGTGTAATAGGTCCTGCGCTTCGAGCCGTGTGGCCGAGCCGGTGGTGACACGGCGTCCCCGTCCTGCGCGCTCCCTCCGTGGCCCTCGCGCGGTGGCCCCGCGGTCCCGCGCGACACACGCACCGTCCCTGGTCGCCTGCGGCGGGCCGCCTCCGGGGGTGGGTTCGGGCGCGGGCACGGAAGTGGCCCGCCGCGCGGCCGCGGGGTTGTTCCGCGCGATCCCATCCGTTAGCGTCGGCCCGCCCGACCAGCGGCTCCACGACGGCGCCGTCCGGGCGCGACCACGAACCACGTCTCCGGCGTGTCATCCGTGCCGCTCCGCGCGGGTCGATCCGACCGGCCCCGCCCTCGCATGTCTGGGCGAAGCAGGACGATTCACCCGGGCCGCCTTCCGTCGGTCACAGCACGGACGGATACCGTCGCCCCGGTTCGCCGGTAGCCCGTCAGGGCCATCGGATGGAAGCGCTGCGCGTCAGGAGTGAGTGCATGGCCGACCAGGGCGACCCGGCCGAGAAGCCGGTGCCCGCCGCGGAGCCGCCGGCTGAGCGCGGACGATCCAGCGGTCCCCGACCCGGCGGTCCGCCCGCGTTCGCCTCCGCTCCAGCCCCCGACCGCGGCCCGGCCGACCGCCAACCGGGTGGCAACCGTCAACCGGGCGACCGCGGCCCGGGACCCGGCGAACGGCCGGGAGCCGCGCCGCCGCCGGCTCCGCCGGCTCCGCCGGCTCCGGCGAACCCGTCCCGCCCGGTGGCGCCGACCCGCCCCGGCCTGCGACCACCACCTCGCGACGGGACGCCCGCCCGCGGCGCGACGCAGCCGGCGCCTGCCCAGGCGGCACCGCCGGCCCGGCCGGGCGCGCCCGTGAACCCGTCGGCACCCGGTAGTCCGCCGCCCGCCAGCTCCAAGGGACCCGCGGCGCCGGTGCAGCCCGCCAGGCCCGTGCAGCCGGGGGCGCCGGTGCGGCCCGCCGAACCCGCGTCGCCCGCCAGGCCGGTGCAGCCAGCCGCGCCGGTGAAGCCAGCGGATCCTGCCCGGCCCACGACGCCGCCGACGCCGCCCAGGTCACCCGCGCGTCCGCCGTCGGCCGGGCCCGCCGGCCAGACCCCGGCCGCGCGGCCCGCGGCTGGCACGAAGCCGTCCGGCCCGGCCACGACGGCCAGGCCCACGGGCACGACGCCGGCGACATCGGCCAGGCCCACGACGCAGGCGACGACGCAGGGCGCGCCGAAGCAGCCCGCCACGCCCGGGGGCCAGGAGAAGCCGCGGGCGTCCGCCGAACCGGCGCCCCCCGCCTCGGCGCCGAGCACGGGGAGGCCGGCCCCGGCGTCGAAGCCCGGCTCACCGTCGCCGTCCTCCGGCACCGCGCCGCCCGGTCTGGCGCCCCCGGGGCCCCCCAGGCCCGCCGGACAGGGGGGTTCCGCGAGACCGGCCGCGGGGGACGGCCCGGGCGCGACGCAGCGGCCGGGGTGGCCCTCGCCGCTGCGGCCGACGTCCACGGCGGGATCGGCGAACCGCCCGGAGGCGTTGCGTCCCCCGTCCGCTCCGGCGACGGGCACCGGCCGGGGACAGCCCGGCTCCGGCCCGGGATCGCCGCCGGCACGGGAAACCCTGCGCCCGTACCAGGGGCAGTCGGCACCGGCCGCCCGCCGGTCCCCGACGGTTCCGCGGAACACCGGCACGGGTCCGCCGGGCCAGTCGGCACAGCCGGGCCAGCCCGCACAGCCGGGTGGGCCGGCCGGCGGGGCCGCGGACTGCTCGAGCCCGCCGGGCGCCCGGGAACCATCGGCCCGCGCCACGGCGGGGACGTCCACGTCCTCGACCGACCAGGCCGCCCCACCGCCGACGGCGGACCGGGTCACCGGTGGCCCGGACGGCGAACAGCGGCCCCGGCCGCTGTTCGCTCCGCGCCCGTCCGCCACGACGCCGCCGTCCCGATCACTTCGATCGACGCCGCCGCCGACGCCGCCGACGCCACCCACGCCGCCGACTCCTCCGGCACCGCCGCCCACGCCGCCGACCTCTTCGGCACCACCGGCGTCTCCGGCGGCGCCGATATGGCGGTCCAGCCCGGCACCGGCCCGGACGTCGGGTGAGGACCGTCCGACGTGGTTCGAGCGGGGGGCGGCCGGCGGGAAGGAGTCCCCCGAAGCGGCCGGTGGCGGTTCCGGCCGGCGCGCCGCGCCGCCCGGGGACCGACGGCCATCGACATCCACGACGGCACCAGCCAAGGCGTCGTCCTCGGCGGAATCGGCGGAATCGGCCGCGGCACGGAGCGCGGCGTCGGCTCGGTCGGCCGCGTCGCGGTCCGAGACGCCGTCGCGGTCCGAGACGCCGTCGCGGTCCGAGACGCCGTCGCGGTCCGAGACGCCCTCGCGGGCGGAGACGCCGGCACGGGCGGAGACGCCGGCACGGTCCGGGTCGGTCGCGGCGCCCTCCGACGCCGCCGGGTCGGCCAGGTCGACCGGGACCGCGCGGTCGGCGAAGCCCACCCACACGGAACCCTCCGCGGCCGCCCGTGAGGCCCTCGATCCGCCGACCATGCGGGTGGACCTGCGCCGCCTGCCCGGCCGACGACCCGCGTCGGGGCCGGACGCGGACTCGGGCGCCCCGGCGGTGCCCGAGCAGCAGACGGGCGGGCGGACGTTCGAGATGGGCCCGGGCACCCCGCCGGACTCGCCACCCACCACAGGGTTCGTGCGCCCGGCGACCGGCCGTGGGGCGGAGCCGGCGACCTGGCGACGCCAGGACCAGCCGGGCCAGGGGACGGCGGTGCCGGACCGGGCCGACCCGGACCTGGCCAGCCCGGGACGACCGGTAGATCCCGGCCGGTCCACCGATCCGGCCTGGACACCTGACGCCGCGCCGCATCGGGCCCCGGACACGACCGGGCGTGGGCAGCCGCCGGTGGTGGGGGAGCGCAGGACGACCGAGCGGCAACGTCCGGTGGAACCCGAAGCCGCCCCGAGCCCGGACCCGGACCCGGACCCGAGCCCGAGCCCGGACCCGGACCCGGACTCCGGTCCGGCTGCGGAACCGGTGGAGGACCTGGGAACCCGTGCCGGGGCGACCCGCCGTGAGCGTGAGCACCGCGCCGCCGCGCCGGTGGCGGTGGCGGCGCGCGGCCGGGACATGGCTCTCCTCGCGCTCGGCGGGGCGGTGGCCGCGGTGGCGGCCTTCCTTCCGTGGAGCACGTTGACGAGCGGGGACGAGACCCGCACCTTCACCGGTGTCACCGTCGGAGACGGGCGCCTGACGCTCGTCGCCGGGCTGCTGATGGTGCTGGTCGGCCTGGCGTCGCTGCGCGGCCGTGGCCGCCCGGCGGGCGGGACAGGTCGGGTCGGGCCCGCGTCGGACCTCCTTGTCGCGAGGGCGTCGGCGCTGCTGCTCGTGATCGTCTCCGGGTTCGATCTCGCGCTGGGCCCGCCGTCCCTGTCGTCCTTTCGGGCCATCTCCGCCGATGTGATAGCCGTCCGGCCGCAGATCGGCGTGGTCGTGACCCTGGTGGCCGGGCTCGTGGGGCTGGTCGCGGTGGCACGCCCGCGGCCCAGGCGGTAGCGGCGGGCGGCATGCGGCCGCTGTCCGCGCGTGATACCACCGTCACGGGGCGCGGGGAGGTCGCGCCCGGCCGCCGGTCCGGCCGGCATCAGGGCTTCGGTGGGGGACGGCGGGAGGACCGGGTGGGCGAGGATCGGCAGCGGAGCCCGTGGGCCCGGCCGTCCGGCGGGGAGTACGTCGCGCCGGACGGCGGAGCACGGGTCGACGCGGGCCTGGCGGTCTGGCGGGCCGCAGCGGCGGCCACCGCCGATCCCCGCTGGGCCAGGCCGGGGGCCGACGGGGAGGTCGGGCGGGCCGCGGTGGTCCAGGGCCGGTGGGCCGGGGGCCAGGCATCGCCGGCCGTCCCGTCGGACAACGGCGCACGGACCGCCCCACCGGCCGCTGACGTCGTCGACGCCGCCTCGCCCGGAGGATCCGGGTCGGGGCCGGCTGGCCCGCGGGCTGTCCCGGCACGCTCCCCCCGGTACCTGCTGGCGATGCTCTGCCCGCCACTGGTCGTCCTGGCCGGGGGCGCGGCGGTCATCGGCTCGACGATGACGTGGGCCACGGTGCGCGCGTTCGGCATCGTGGAGTTCGCCATCCACGGCACGGATCCCGACCAGCACGGCCAGCTCACGATGGTGCTGGGGATCCTCGCGATGGTGGCGGGCCTCCTGCTGGCGGGGCGGCGTGTCGACTGGGGCCGCATGCTCGCCGTGATCGCGGGCCTCATGCTGATCCTCACCGCCGTGGTCGACGTGGCCCGCTTCCGCCGCGGTGACCTGCTCTCCGGGACGGGTTTCGACGCCACCACGGACCTCGGCCCAGGGCTCTGGGTGATCATCTTCAGCGGGCTGGTGCTGGTCCTCGTCGGTGTGCTCGTGCGCTACACCCCGCTGGCCCGCCCTGCGGGTTCACCCCCAGTCTCCTGACCCCCGTACGGGGGTCGGCCCGGGAAGGTCTTTGGGGACATGACGGAACGGCCCCGTCTTGACAGACTCTGTGATGGCAGGCGGGTGACGGGGGATGGGACGTTCGGACCGGGGGGCCGGCGTCCGATCACACCCGCTGGCCCGAAGCGCGCGTTCCATCGGGCGGGAACGGCGCGAGGCGTGCGCCGGACGCGGGGATCCGGCGTGCGCCAGGCAGTGGGTACCGGCCGCCCGGGTCGGTGCCCACTGCGCCCGCTCCACAGGCGCGCCGGGACGGGGGTCGTAGCCGTGTCGGCGCTCGGAGGGAGTCCGGAGGGAGACCGTCTGGTCGAGGGATTCGTCGCGGGTGCTCTGGGAGCGCGGTACGTCGGCGGCTCCGGTCAGTCGAGGAGGCCGTCCTCCTTCGCGCGTTTGTAGAGGTCGATCTTGGTGTCGGCGTGGCGGCCGGCTTTGCGGTACTTCACCCGCACCCGCTCGATGTACTGCTTCGCGGTCTCCGGGGAGACGGCCATCTTGCGGGCGACGGTCTTCAGCGGCATTCCGGTCGCGTAGAGGCGCAGGGCCTCCAGCTCCTTCAGTGACAGCGTCGGCCGGTCGGGCGCCTCGTCGGTCAGGAGCATGAACGCCAGCTGGGGTGAGACCCAGCCGTTCCCGGCACCGGCCGCGCGGATCGCCGTGGCCAGCTCGCCGACGTCGTCGGTTTTGGTGACGAAGCCGCCGGCCCCCGCGCGCATCGCGCCGCGGACGGCCTCCGGATCGCCGAGCGCGCTGAAGACGATCACCGAGGCTCCGATGCCGGTGAGCTGGCGGATGTTGTCGGGTGCCTCCGAGCCGTCGCCGAGGTCGAGGTCGAGCAGGACGACGTCCGCCGTCCGGCCCGGGCCGGACAGCAGCTCGGCGATCGACGTCGCCGTTGCCAGGAGGGTGAGGCCGTCGAGCCCCTCGATGACGTCGGCGAGGCCGCGAAGCACGATGGGATGGTCGTCGACAGCGGCGACCGAGATGAGCCTGCTCACCGCGTGGTCGACTCCCGCTGCGTTGCGCTGTGGGTCACGTCGCTCCCGTTCTGCCCGCCGTCGGGCATACGCGTGACGTGTCCGTCCCCCCATCGGAACGCCACCGGACACCTTGCCTGCAACGCAGCTATTTCAGCAGACCGGCACCTGGCGTTACCAACAGGTTCCCGGACGCATCAGTTGTCACGGGTGATTTCGACCGGTTCGGTGACCGCGCGTGCCCTCGGTGACCGGGTGGCGGTGGGTGTCGGGTGACGGCCGGCCGGGTGGTGCGGCGCCGGGCCGTAGTCGCCGGGTGATCGCCGGTGGCTTCCGTCCGAGTCATGGCGCGGGGCGGCCCCACCTGTCGAGGGCCTCGGCGAGCTGCCCGATCTCCGCGGGACTGCTGTAGACGTGGGGGCTCGCCCGCAGCACCGGTGCGGTCAGCTCCGGCGCCCGCCCGGCCGGGATCGGGCTGGTCAGGATCCGGGCCTCGACGTACAGCGCCCGGCAGACCGCCGTCGCGTCGACGCCCGGCGGCGGACGCAGGGTCACGATGCCGGTGGGGGAGTCGGCCTCCTCACCGAGCCGCCAGCCGGCGACCCCGTCGAGGGCGCGGCGCGCGTGCCGGGCGAGGGCGGTGATCCGGTCCTGGACCGCGCCGAGGTCCTCGGCGAGCAGTTCGGCCAGCGCGGTGGCCAGCCCGATCCGGCTCGCCACCGCCGCCTCGCCGATCGCCATCCGGGACGGGCCCGGCAACGGCCTTGCGGGCGGCGCCGGACGGGCCCCCAGGTCGTGGGGGTGGGCCGAGTGGAGACTGGGCGCGCCGGGGCCGAGGCGGTCGACGACGTCCGGGCGCACCGCGCTGAAGCCGGCGCCGCGGGGACCGCACAGCCACTTGCGCGAGGTACCGACGTAGGCGGCCGCCCCGATGCCGGCGACCTCGACCTGGCCGAGCGACTGGGCCACGTCGAGGATCAGGTCGACGCCGGCGGCGGCGCAGCGGGCCGCCACCTCCGCCGCCGGCTGGACGACGCCGCGCTGGCTCGGGATGTGCGGGAACGTCACCAGGGCGAGGCCCTCGAGGCCCCCGGTACCGCCGGTACCGGCCGTCCGGTCGGGGCGGTCGGGGCGGTCGAGACGGTCGAGGTCGATGCGGCCCAGTGGGTCCACCGGGAGCTCGATCAGCTCCAGGCCGTCGCGGGCCGCGCGGGCCGCCAGCAGCAGCAGGTTCGATCCGTACTCCCCGGGCACGACGCCGACGCGGGATCCGGGGGGCAGCGGCCAGGCGGCCAGCAGCGCGGCGAAGCCGGTGCTGGCGGAATGCTGGAAGACCACGTCGTCGGCGGTGAGCCCGGGGCCCAGCAGCGTCGCGAGCCGGGCCCGCGCGCCGGTGAGGACCTCGGCGGCCTCCATCTCGGCGATGTAGGCCCCCACCAGGTTCTCCCGGCGCAGGTGGTCGGTCTGATCGGTGACGGTCGCGATGCTCGGCCGGGCGGCCGCGGCGGCGTCCAGGTGGACGACGCCCGCCCGCGCCCGCGCCGCGCGCCAGCGACGGCCGATCTCGGGTTCCGGAACGACGGTGCGCCCGCGGCTGGCGCGGGTCCGGTCGGCATCGAGGGCGGGAGTCGTCCTGCGGTGCGGTTCCATCGACTCAGCGTCGCAGCTGCCCCGCCGGCCCGGGGCCGGATCCGGCGGTAGCCGCCGGACGGGTGGTCTCTGGTGGGTGCTTTCTGGCCGGTGGGGGTCGTCCGGTGGGCGGTCCCGGGCGATGCTGGCAGGCTCGACGCGTGGACGCCGTACCCGCACCGGACGCCGCGGTGTTCCAGGGCCGGGTGCTCCCACCCGGCACACCCGGCACGTCCGGCACACCCGGGACATCCGGTCGGTCCGGCGCGCGCGATGGCGCGGTGCGGCGGCCCCGGGTCGCGGTCGTCGGTGCTGGAGCGGTGGGCGGGTACTTCGCCGCGCGGGCGGCCGAGGGCGGTGCCGAGGTGCTGCTCTGCGTGCGCGGCGGTGGCTTCGACCGCCTGCGCATCGTCCGGCCCGGCCCCGCCGGTACCGGGAGCGTCTCCGGCGGAGGCGGCACCGAGTTCCGGCTGCCGGTGGTTCTCGACCCCGCCGATCTCTGCGGGCCGGTGGACTGGATCGTGCTGGCGACGAAGGCGCATCAGACCCCGGCCGCGGTGGGCTGGCTGCGCGCCGGCCTGGGGGACGCAACCGCGGTGGTCGTCGCGCAGAACGGGGTCGAGCACGTCGAGCGGGTCAGCCCACCCGTCCCGCGCGAGGCCGTCCTGCCGGCGGTCGTGTACCTCAACGCCGAGCTGGAGCGCCCGGGGGTGGTCCGACACGTGGCCTACGGAGTCCTCCAGGTGCCCGACTGCCCGCTGGGTGAGCGCTTCGCCGGGGTGCTGCCGTCCGGCGACGTCCGGCTCGTCCCCGACTTCGCCACGGCCGCCTGGTCGAAGCTGCTCAGCAACAGCGCGGCGAACTCGCTGACGGCGCTCACGGGCCGCGGTCTCGAGGTGCTCGCCCGCCCGGACGTCGGTGAGCTCGCGCTGGCGGTCATGCGGGAGACCGCCGCGGTGGCCCGGGCCGCAGGCGCGCGCCTCGCCGTGGACGCGCCGGAGCGCACGCTGGCCCGGCTGCGTCACCAGCCGCCCGGCGCGGGGACGTCCATGCTGCGCGACCGGCTGGCGGGCCGCCCGCTGGAGCACGACGCGCTGCTGGGGGCGGTGGTCCGGACGGGTGAGCGGCTCGGGGTGCCCACGCCGACCTGCGCCGCGCTGCTCCCGGTGCTCGCCGCCCTCGGGACCGGCCCGTAGCCCGCCGCGGGAGCGGCGCCGGCGCCGGCGCCGGCCGCGGGACCGACGACGGCGCCGGGACGGGTCAGGACGCGCGTTCGGGGACCGCGTCGGCGACGATGTGCTCCGCGATCGCCAGCGACGCGGTCGCACCCGGGGACGGGGCGTTGCGCACGTGGACGACCCGCCCGCGCACGGCCAGGACGAAGTCGTCGACCAGGCTGCCGTCCCGGGCGACCGCCTGGGCCCGCACTCCCGCCGGGCCGCGCACGACGTCGCCGGTGCGCAGCTCGGGGACGTAGCGCCGGGCCTCGGCCACGAACGCGCGCTTGCTGGCGGTGCGCAGGATCTCCTTGGCGCCGGTGCGCCAGTGTGCCTTCGCCATCTTCTGGAAGCCCGGCCAGGACAGGGTCTGCCGCAGGTCGCCCCGGTCGAGGGTGCCCACCGTGTAGCCCTCGCGGGCAGTGGCCAGCACGGCGTTGGGGCCGACGAGGACCTCGCCGTCCACCCGCTTGGTCAGGTGAATGCCCAGGAACGGGTAGCGCGGATCGGGCACCGGGTAGATCAGGCCACGGACGAGGCCGCGCCGCTCGGGGCGCAGCAGCCAGTAGTCGCCGCGGAACGGGATGATCCGCGGCGAGCTGTCCTCCCCGGTGAGCGCGGCGACCTCGTCGGAGTGCAGGCCGGCGCACGAGACCAGCCGGTCGAACGGGCCGACCGACTCCGACACGACCCGGACCGTCCCGTTGTCGACCGCCGCGGTGTGGTGGTTCCCGTTCGGCGCCACCGGCGCCGTGCCGCGCACCCGCAGCCGCAGCCGGACGCCCGCCGGGCCGTCATCCACGCCGATCACCTCGGCGCCGGTGCGCACCGCGCCACCGGCGTCCACGATGTCCGCGCGCAGCGCCCGGGCGACGGCCGGGTAGTCCACGATCGCCGTGGTCGGGGAGTGCAGCGCG
This genomic stretch from Parafrankia discariae harbors:
- a CDS encoding response regulator transcription factor, whose product is MSRLISVAAVDDHPIVLRGLADVIEGLDGLTLLATATSIAELLSGPGRTADVVLLDLDLGDGSEAPDNIRQLTGIGASVIVFSALGDPEAVRGAMRAGAGGFVTKTDDVGELATAIRAAGAGNGWVSPQLAFMLLTDEAPDRPTLSLKELEALRLYATGMPLKTVARKMAVSPETAKQYIERVRVKYRKAGRHADTKIDLYKRAKEDGLLD
- a CDS encoding 2-dehydropantoate 2-reductase, which translates into the protein MDAVPAPDAAVFQGRVLPPGTPGTSGTPGTSGRSGARDGAVRRPRVAVVGAGAVGGYFAARAAEGGAEVLLCVRGGGFDRLRIVRPGPAGTGSVSGGGGTEFRLPVVLDPADLCGPVDWIVLATKAHQTPAAVGWLRAGLGDATAVVVAQNGVEHVERVSPPVPREAVLPAVVYLNAELERPGVVRHVAYGVLQVPDCPLGERFAGVLPSGDVRLVPDFATAAWSKLLSNSAANSLTALTGRGLEVLARPDVGELALAVMRETAAVARAAGARLAVDAPERTLARLRHQPPGAGTSMLRDRLAGRPLEHDALLGAVVRTGERLGVPTPTCAALLPVLAALGTGP
- a CDS encoding aminotransferase class V-fold PLP-dependent enzyme, translating into MEPHRRTTPALDADRTRASRGRTVVPEPEIGRRWRAARARAGVVHLDAAAAARPSIATVTDQTDHLRRENLVGAYIAEMEAAEVLTGARARLATLLGPGLTADDVVFQHSASTGFAALLAAWPLPPGSRVGVVPGEYGSNLLLLAARAARDGLELIELPVDPLGRIDLDRLDRPDRPDRTAGTGGTGGLEGLALVTFPHIPSQRGVVQPAAEVAARCAAAGVDLILDVAQSLGQVEVAGIGAAAYVGTSRKWLCGPRGAGFSAVRPDVVDRLGPGAPSLHSAHPHDLGARPAPPARPLPGPSRMAIGEAAVASRIGLATALAELLAEDLGAVQDRITALARHARRALDGVAGWRLGEEADSPTGIVTLRPPPGVDATAVCRALYVEARILTSPIPAGRAPELTAPVLRASPHVYSSPAEIGQLAEALDRWGRPAP
- a CDS encoding ABC transporter ATP-binding protein: MRTAVDNWSTMRSFQRDRSVTRASLRPGTVHRIVGFARPYRRQLAGFGVLIVLGAATGAVTPLLFKAIIDDGIVPGRAGVVQGLAAVVAALAVGEALLGLGQRWFSARIGEGLIYEMRSQVFDHVQRQPIAFFTRTQTGALITRLNNDVLGAQSAFTNTLSAVLSNLLSVVFVLVAMISLSWQITVVALVLLPVFVVPARLLAPRLAALTRESYGLNAEMNTMMTERFNVAGALLTKLYGEPDREVRTFRRRAGRVRDIGVTQAMYGRIFFMSLTLVASLATAIVYGVGGTFAARGSLEVGTIVALTAYLTRLYGPLTQLSNVHVDVMTALVSFERVFEVLDLRPAIEDAPDAVELPVGPVAVEFDHVGFRYPAATEVSLASLESTAVLDSRTPEPVLHDVTFRVGPGELVALVGPSGAGKTTISQLVGRMYDARDGAVRIGGLDVRALSGRSLRAAVGVVTQDAHLFHDSIRANLLFARSDATEERMWAALDAAHIGQAVRDLPDGLDTVVGERGYRLSGGEKQRLAIARLLLKEPAVVVLDEATAHLDSESEAAVQRALTAALAGRTSLVIAHRLSTVRRADRILVVDGGRIVESGSHDELMALGGLYAELHHTQFATQDDAPVAEPPAGGQAEPPAGGQAEPPAGGQAEPPAGPPADWSSGAHVTLDPPNGGVAALPAAR
- the pyk gene encoding pyruvate kinase, which codes for MPRRAKIVCTLGPATNSPEMVRALVDAGMDIARLNFSHGTHEQHAAAYALVREAAAAAGRSVGILADLQGPKIRLGRFADGGVTLLPGQHFTVTIRDVLGDQEQVGTTYPGLTRDVAAGDTILVDDGRLNLRIDGVEDTDVRTTVVIGGKVSDNKGMNIPSAALTVPALSEKDADDLRFALELGVDMIALSFVRSAEDYAAVRAIMDEVGIRVPVLAKIEKPQAVDELDGIIEAFDGLMIARGDLGVELPLEDVPLVQKRAVSQARERAKPVIVATQVLESMVSAPRPTRAEASDCANAVLDGADAIMLSAETSVGSYPVESAATMARIIETAEADLGRIPPLRTPPRTLGGAIAQAAVSVGEAVGARYLVAHTLSGDTARRLIRYRSSVPVLAFTPIPGVRSQMALFWGVETVLVPFAESTDEMVRQVDTALQQIGHCRPGELVVVVAGTPPGVAGMTNTMRVHRIGEAV
- a CDS encoding pyridoxamine 5'-phosphate oxidase family protein, with product MSTSDAVSADLSVTRNYVRDGKVMQIATLAGGGEPAVCNLWYASSFEPDRLFFISRPDRTHCRNIRADRRVAGAIVTIELDGLGQEVQGVSFAGTAEEVPVAEADALLPIYHRRWPQGSELANVDMMLADGNAHRLYEIRVDRWILFDEINHPDDPRRVIDFARAG